A window from Betta splendens chromosome 1, fBetSpl5.4, whole genome shotgun sequence encodes these proteins:
- the LOC114853671 gene encoding polymeric immunoglobulin receptor-like isoform X3 has translation MLTFLLCCNNSCCFIFVASPCFVSSKRPLIHVFGYEGREAKVSCSYDAGYEDYEKYLCRNDCGSNDVLITTTEAKKNRFTISDDINKKVFTTTISNLQYSDAGKYWCGVTISGILEDFYPAEVRLQVVKDTCCDNSTKVPSSEGGSVSFTCSYESRYQNNLKYMCRGNRPSTCLQQAVVSSIKKQDTRFTLTDDKLSTFTVNITSLTQQDSGSYLCGVHTNTGLDVFSAVDLEVKEWCCVKSNKLRSSMGHPITMQCPYPPQHGANRKFLCKGDHHRNCTDMMTDTRFTLLDNVSTSSFLVMVSELAAGDSGTYWCGSDSHWSFGNYTNIQLSVDVAAFNVVVFIVPAVLVFVLIFVMVMVCKHKCHKGKATGANVETTQQQHKAGEISESDIYENQDVVVSSKQRKSKQQNSCSRYDAGGAEQDLIANLHLFSCSSPCSLLSLQIKHHCPGRFLSDLVSLSISIANKS, from the exons ATGCTCACTTTTCTGCTCTGTTGTAACAactcctgctgttttatttttgtagcttCTCCCTGTTTTGTGAGCAGCAAAAGACCGTTGATCCATGTGTTTGGATATGAAgggagagaagccaaagtctcCTGCTCTTATGATGCAGGATATGAGGATTATGAGAAGTACCTGTGCAGAAACGACTGTGGCAGTAATGATGTTCTCATCACAACGACAGAAGCAAAGAAGAACAGATTCACTATCAGCGACGATATAAACAAGAAGGTTTTCACAACCACCATCTCTAATCTTCAGTATAGTGATGCTGGAAAATACTGGTGTGGAGTGACAATAAGTGGAATACTAGAAGATTTCTACCCTGCTGAAGtcaggctgcaggtggtgaaag acacctgctgtgacaaTTCCACCAAAGTCCCAAGTTCTGAGGGAGGTTCTGTGTCCTTCACTTGTTCATATGAGTCTCGGTACCAGAACAACCTGAAgtacatgtgcagaggaaaccgtccgtccacatgtctgcagcaggcagTAGTCTCCTCCATCAAGAAACAAGACACACgcttcacactgactgatgacaagCTGTCAACATTCACAGTGAACATCACCAGTCTGACCCAACAGGATTCTGGGTCGTATCTTTGTggagtccacacaaacacaggccttgatgttttctctgctgttgatctggaggtcaaag agtggtGCTGTGTGAAGTCAAACAAACTAAGAAGCTCTATGGGACATCCAATAACTATGCAGTGTCCCTATCCACCACAACATGGGGCAAACAGGAAGTTCCTCTGTAAGGGAGACCACCACAGGAACTGCACAGACATGATGACTGACACCAGGTTCACTCTGCTGGATAATGTTTCTACCAGCTCTTTCTTGGTGATGGTCTCAGAGCTGGCAGCAGGTGATTCTGGGACGTACTGGTGTGGCTCAGACTCACACTGGAGCTTTGGAAACTACACCAACATCCAACTGTCAGTAG atgTTGCTGCCTTTAACGTTGTGGTTTTCATTGTACctgctgtgctggtgtttgttctGATATTTGTGATGGTCATGGTGTGtaaacacaaatgtcacaaaggaaaag CAACTGGAGCCAACgtggaaacaacacaacaacaacacaaggctGGAGAGATCAGTGAATCTGAT ATTTATGAAAATCAAGACGTGGTCGTGTCCTcaaagcagaggaagtccaAACAGCAGAACAGCTGCTCCCGTTATGAtgcaggtggagctgagcaGGACTTGAT agcaaacctccacctcttcagctGTTCCTCCCCCTGCTCTCTACTTTCACTGCAGatcaaacatcattgtccagggagattcctgtctgacctcgtcagcctgtccatcagcatagcaaacaaAAGCTGA
- the LOC114853671 gene encoding polymeric immunoglobulin receptor-like isoform X6, protein MLTFLLCCNNSCCFIFVASPCFVSSKRPLIHVFGYEGREAKVSCSYDAGYEDYEKYLCRNDCGSNDVLITTTEAKKNRFTISDDINKKVFTTTISNLQYSDAGKYWCGVTISGILEDFYPAEVRLQVVKDTCCDNSTKVPSSEGGSVSFTCSYESRYQNNLKYMCRGNRPSTCLQQAVVSSIKKQDTRFTLTDDKLSTFTVNITSLTQQDSGSYLCGVHTNTGLDVFSAVDLEVKEWCCVKSNKLRSSMGHPITMQCPYPPQHGANRKFLCKGDHHRNCTDMMTDTRFTLLDNVSTSSFLVMVSELAAGDSGTYWCGSDSHWSFGNYTNIQLSVDVAAFNVVVFIVPAVLVFVLIFVMVMVCKHKCHKGKATGANVETTQQQHKAGEISESDIYENQDVVVSSKQRKSKQQNSCSRYDAGGAEQDLISNIIVQGDSCLTSSACPSA, encoded by the exons ATGCTCACTTTTCTGCTCTGTTGTAACAactcctgctgttttatttttgtagcttCTCCCTGTTTTGTGAGCAGCAAAAGACCGTTGATCCATGTGTTTGGATATGAAgggagagaagccaaagtctcCTGCTCTTATGATGCAGGATATGAGGATTATGAGAAGTACCTGTGCAGAAACGACTGTGGCAGTAATGATGTTCTCATCACAACGACAGAAGCAAAGAAGAACAGATTCACTATCAGCGACGATATAAACAAGAAGGTTTTCACAACCACCATCTCTAATCTTCAGTATAGTGATGCTGGAAAATACTGGTGTGGAGTGACAATAAGTGGAATACTAGAAGATTTCTACCCTGCTGAAGtcaggctgcaggtggtgaaag acacctgctgtgacaaTTCCACCAAAGTCCCAAGTTCTGAGGGAGGTTCTGTGTCCTTCACTTGTTCATATGAGTCTCGGTACCAGAACAACCTGAAgtacatgtgcagaggaaaccgtccgtccacatgtctgcagcaggcagTAGTCTCCTCCATCAAGAAACAAGACACACgcttcacactgactgatgacaagCTGTCAACATTCACAGTGAACATCACCAGTCTGACCCAACAGGATTCTGGGTCGTATCTTTGTggagtccacacaaacacaggccttgatgttttctctgctgttgatctggaggtcaaag agtggtGCTGTGTGAAGTCAAACAAACTAAGAAGCTCTATGGGACATCCAATAACTATGCAGTGTCCCTATCCACCACAACATGGGGCAAACAGGAAGTTCCTCTGTAAGGGAGACCACCACAGGAACTGCACAGACATGATGACTGACACCAGGTTCACTCTGCTGGATAATGTTTCTACCAGCTCTTTCTTGGTGATGGTCTCAGAGCTGGCAGCAGGTGATTCTGGGACGTACTGGTGTGGCTCAGACTCACACTGGAGCTTTGGAAACTACACCAACATCCAACTGTCAGTAG atgTTGCTGCCTTTAACGTTGTGGTTTTCATTGTACctgctgtgctggtgtttgttctGATATTTGTGATGGTCATGGTGTGtaaacacaaatgtcacaaaggaaaag CAACTGGAGCCAACgtggaaacaacacaacaacaacacaaggctGGAGAGATCAGTGAATCTGAT ATTTATGAAAATCAAGACGTGGTCGTGTCCTcaaagcagaggaagtccaAACAGCAGAACAGCTGCTCCCGTTATGAtgcaggtggagctgagcaGGACTTGAT atcaaacatcattgtccagggagattcctgtctgacctcgtcagcctgtccatcagcatag
- the LOC114853671 gene encoding polymeric immunoglobulin receptor-like isoform X1, whose translation MLTFLLCCNNSCCFIFVASPCFVSSKRPLIHVFGYEGREAKVSCSYDAGYEDYEKYLCRNDCGSNDVLITTTEAKKNRFTISDDINKKVFTTTISNLQYSDAGKYWCGVTISGILEDFYPAEVRLQVVKDTCCDNSTKVPSSEGGSVSFTCSYESRYQNNLKYMCRGNRPSTCLQQAVVSSIKKQDTRFTLTDDKLSTFTVNITSLTQQDSGSYLCGVHTNTGLDVFSAVDLEVKEWCCVKSNKLRSSMGHPITMQCPYPPQHGANRKFLCKGDHHRNCTDMMTDTRFTLLDNVSTSSFLVMVSELAAGDSGTYWCGSDSHWSFGNYTNIQLSVDVAAFNVVVFIVPAVLVFVLIFVMVMVCKHKCHKGKATGANVETTQQQHKAGEISESDIYENQDVVVSSKQRKSKQQNSCSRYDAGGAEQDLIESSFSINLYPGHFLHSHQANLHLFSCSSPCSLLSLQIKHHCPGRFLSDLVSLSISIANKS comes from the exons ATGCTCACTTTTCTGCTCTGTTGTAACAactcctgctgttttatttttgtagcttCTCCCTGTTTTGTGAGCAGCAAAAGACCGTTGATCCATGTGTTTGGATATGAAgggagagaagccaaagtctcCTGCTCTTATGATGCAGGATATGAGGATTATGAGAAGTACCTGTGCAGAAACGACTGTGGCAGTAATGATGTTCTCATCACAACGACAGAAGCAAAGAAGAACAGATTCACTATCAGCGACGATATAAACAAGAAGGTTTTCACAACCACCATCTCTAATCTTCAGTATAGTGATGCTGGAAAATACTGGTGTGGAGTGACAATAAGTGGAATACTAGAAGATTTCTACCCTGCTGAAGtcaggctgcaggtggtgaaag acacctgctgtgacaaTTCCACCAAAGTCCCAAGTTCTGAGGGAGGTTCTGTGTCCTTCACTTGTTCATATGAGTCTCGGTACCAGAACAACCTGAAgtacatgtgcagaggaaaccgtccgtccacatgtctgcagcaggcagTAGTCTCCTCCATCAAGAAACAAGACACACgcttcacactgactgatgacaagCTGTCAACATTCACAGTGAACATCACCAGTCTGACCCAACAGGATTCTGGGTCGTATCTTTGTggagtccacacaaacacaggccttgatgttttctctgctgttgatctggaggtcaaag agtggtGCTGTGTGAAGTCAAACAAACTAAGAAGCTCTATGGGACATCCAATAACTATGCAGTGTCCCTATCCACCACAACATGGGGCAAACAGGAAGTTCCTCTGTAAGGGAGACCACCACAGGAACTGCACAGACATGATGACTGACACCAGGTTCACTCTGCTGGATAATGTTTCTACCAGCTCTTTCTTGGTGATGGTCTCAGAGCTGGCAGCAGGTGATTCTGGGACGTACTGGTGTGGCTCAGACTCACACTGGAGCTTTGGAAACTACACCAACATCCAACTGTCAGTAG atgTTGCTGCCTTTAACGTTGTGGTTTTCATTGTACctgctgtgctggtgtttgttctGATATTTGTGATGGTCATGGTGTGtaaacacaaatgtcacaaaggaaaag CAACTGGAGCCAACgtggaaacaacacaacaacaacacaaggctGGAGAGATCAGTGAATCTGAT ATTTATGAAAATCAAGACGTGGTCGTGTCCTcaaagcagaggaagtccaAACAGCAGAACAGCTGCTCCCGTTATGAtgcaggtggagctgagcaGGACTTGAT CGAATCATCCTTTTCCATCAATCTATATCCTGGGCAttttctacactcacacca agcaaacctccacctcttcagctGTTCCTCCCCCTGCTCTCTACTTTCACTGCAGatcaaacatcattgtccagggagattcctgtctgacctcgtcagcctgtccatcagcatagcaaacaaAAGCTGA
- the LOC114853671 gene encoding polymeric immunoglobulin receptor-like isoform X5, translating to MTMQRLQMLLFFLIGYEDYEKYLCRNDCGSNDVLITTTEAKKNRFTISDDINKKVFTTTISNLQYSDAGKYWCGVTISGILEDFYPAEVRLQVVKDTCCDNSTKVPSSEGGSVSFTCSYESRYQNNLKYMCRGNRPSTCLQQAVVSSIKKQDTRFTLTDDKLSTFTVNITSLTQQDSGSYLCGVHTNTGLDVFSAVDLEVKEWCCVKSNKLRSSMGHPITMQCPYPPQHGANRKFLCKGDHHRNCTDMMTDTRFTLLDNVSTSSFLVMVSELAAGDSGTYWCGSDSHWSFGNYTNIQLSVDVAAFNVVVFIVPAVLVFVLIFVMVMVCKHKCHKGKATGANVETTQQQHKAGEISESDIYENQDVVVSSKQRKSKQQNSCSRYDAGGAEQDLIESSFSINLYPGHFLHSHQANLHLFSCSSPCSLLSLQIKHHCPGRFLSDLVSLSISIANKS from the exons ATGACGATGCAGCGCCTTCAAatgctgctcttcttcctcatcg GATATGAGGATTATGAGAAGTACCTGTGCAGAAACGACTGTGGCAGTAATGATGTTCTCATCACAACGACAGAAGCAAAGAAGAACAGATTCACTATCAGCGACGATATAAACAAGAAGGTTTTCACAACCACCATCTCTAATCTTCAGTATAGTGATGCTGGAAAATACTGGTGTGGAGTGACAATAAGTGGAATACTAGAAGATTTCTACCCTGCTGAAGtcaggctgcaggtggtgaaag acacctgctgtgacaaTTCCACCAAAGTCCCAAGTTCTGAGGGAGGTTCTGTGTCCTTCACTTGTTCATATGAGTCTCGGTACCAGAACAACCTGAAgtacatgtgcagaggaaaccgtccgtccacatgtctgcagcaggcagTAGTCTCCTCCATCAAGAAACAAGACACACgcttcacactgactgatgacaagCTGTCAACATTCACAGTGAACATCACCAGTCTGACCCAACAGGATTCTGGGTCGTATCTTTGTggagtccacacaaacacaggccttgatgttttctctgctgttgatctggaggtcaaag agtggtGCTGTGTGAAGTCAAACAAACTAAGAAGCTCTATGGGACATCCAATAACTATGCAGTGTCCCTATCCACCACAACATGGGGCAAACAGGAAGTTCCTCTGTAAGGGAGACCACCACAGGAACTGCACAGACATGATGACTGACACCAGGTTCACTCTGCTGGATAATGTTTCTACCAGCTCTTTCTTGGTGATGGTCTCAGAGCTGGCAGCAGGTGATTCTGGGACGTACTGGTGTGGCTCAGACTCACACTGGAGCTTTGGAAACTACACCAACATCCAACTGTCAGTAG atgTTGCTGCCTTTAACGTTGTGGTTTTCATTGTACctgctgtgctggtgtttgttctGATATTTGTGATGGTCATGGTGTGtaaacacaaatgtcacaaaggaaaag CAACTGGAGCCAACgtggaaacaacacaacaacaacacaaggctGGAGAGATCAGTGAATCTGAT ATTTATGAAAATCAAGACGTGGTCGTGTCCTcaaagcagaggaagtccaAACAGCAGAACAGCTGCTCCCGTTATGAtgcaggtggagctgagcaGGACTTGAT CGAATCATCCTTTTCCATCAATCTATATCCTGGGCAttttctacactcacacca agcaaacctccacctcttcagctGTTCCTCCCCCTGCTCTCTACTTTCACTGCAGatcaaacatcattgtccagggagattcctgtctgacctcgtcagcctgtccatcagcatagcaaacaaAAGCTGA
- the LOC114853671 gene encoding polymeric immunoglobulin receptor-like isoform X4 yields MLTFLLCCNNSCCFIFVASPCFVSSKRPLIHVFGYEGREAKVSCSYDAGYEDYEKYLCRNDCGSNDVLITTTEAKKNRFTISDDINKKVFTTTISNLQYSDAGKYWCGVTISGILEDFYPAEVRLQVVKDTCCDNSTKVPSSEGGSVSFTCSYESRYQNNLKYMCRGNRPSTCLQQAVVSSIKKQDTRFTLTDDKLSTFTVNITSLTQQDSGSYLCGVHTNTGLDVFSAVDLEVKEWCCVKSNKLRSSMGHPITMQCPYPPQHGANRKFLCKGDHHRNCTDMMTDTRFTLLDNVSTSSFLVMVSELAAGDSGTYWCGSDSHWSFGNYTNIQLSVDVAAFNVVVFIVPAVLVFVLIFVMVMVCKHKCHKGKATGANVETTQQQHKAGEISESDIYENQDVVVSSKQRKSKQQNSCSRYDAGGAEQDLIESSFSINLYPGHFLHSHQSNIIVQGDSCLTSSACPSA; encoded by the exons ATGCTCACTTTTCTGCTCTGTTGTAACAactcctgctgttttatttttgtagcttCTCCCTGTTTTGTGAGCAGCAAAAGACCGTTGATCCATGTGTTTGGATATGAAgggagagaagccaaagtctcCTGCTCTTATGATGCAGGATATGAGGATTATGAGAAGTACCTGTGCAGAAACGACTGTGGCAGTAATGATGTTCTCATCACAACGACAGAAGCAAAGAAGAACAGATTCACTATCAGCGACGATATAAACAAGAAGGTTTTCACAACCACCATCTCTAATCTTCAGTATAGTGATGCTGGAAAATACTGGTGTGGAGTGACAATAAGTGGAATACTAGAAGATTTCTACCCTGCTGAAGtcaggctgcaggtggtgaaag acacctgctgtgacaaTTCCACCAAAGTCCCAAGTTCTGAGGGAGGTTCTGTGTCCTTCACTTGTTCATATGAGTCTCGGTACCAGAACAACCTGAAgtacatgtgcagaggaaaccgtccgtccacatgtctgcagcaggcagTAGTCTCCTCCATCAAGAAACAAGACACACgcttcacactgactgatgacaagCTGTCAACATTCACAGTGAACATCACCAGTCTGACCCAACAGGATTCTGGGTCGTATCTTTGTggagtccacacaaacacaggccttgatgttttctctgctgttgatctggaggtcaaag agtggtGCTGTGTGAAGTCAAACAAACTAAGAAGCTCTATGGGACATCCAATAACTATGCAGTGTCCCTATCCACCACAACATGGGGCAAACAGGAAGTTCCTCTGTAAGGGAGACCACCACAGGAACTGCACAGACATGATGACTGACACCAGGTTCACTCTGCTGGATAATGTTTCTACCAGCTCTTTCTTGGTGATGGTCTCAGAGCTGGCAGCAGGTGATTCTGGGACGTACTGGTGTGGCTCAGACTCACACTGGAGCTTTGGAAACTACACCAACATCCAACTGTCAGTAG atgTTGCTGCCTTTAACGTTGTGGTTTTCATTGTACctgctgtgctggtgtttgttctGATATTTGTGATGGTCATGGTGTGtaaacacaaatgtcacaaaggaaaag CAACTGGAGCCAACgtggaaacaacacaacaacaacacaaggctGGAGAGATCAGTGAATCTGAT ATTTATGAAAATCAAGACGTGGTCGTGTCCTcaaagcagaggaagtccaAACAGCAGAACAGCTGCTCCCGTTATGAtgcaggtggagctgagcaGGACTTGAT CGAATCATCCTTTTCCATCAATCTATATCCTGGGCAttttctacactcacacca atcaaacatcattgtccagggagattcctgtctgacctcgtcagcctgtccatcagcatag
- the LOC114853671 gene encoding polymeric immunoglobulin receptor-like isoform X2, with translation MTMQRLQMLLFFLIASPCFVSSKRPLIHVFGYEGREAKVSCSYDAGYEDYEKYLCRNDCGSNDVLITTTEAKKNRFTISDDINKKVFTTTISNLQYSDAGKYWCGVTISGILEDFYPAEVRLQVVKDTCCDNSTKVPSSEGGSVSFTCSYESRYQNNLKYMCRGNRPSTCLQQAVVSSIKKQDTRFTLTDDKLSTFTVNITSLTQQDSGSYLCGVHTNTGLDVFSAVDLEVKEWCCVKSNKLRSSMGHPITMQCPYPPQHGANRKFLCKGDHHRNCTDMMTDTRFTLLDNVSTSSFLVMVSELAAGDSGTYWCGSDSHWSFGNYTNIQLSVDVAAFNVVVFIVPAVLVFVLIFVMVMVCKHKCHKGKATGANVETTQQQHKAGEISESDIYENQDVVVSSKQRKSKQQNSCSRYDAGGAEQDLIESSFSINLYPGHFLHSHQANLHLFSCSSPCSLLSLQIKHHCPGRFLSDLVSLSISIANKS, from the exons ATGACGATGCAGCGCCTTCAAatgctgctcttcttcctcatcg cttCTCCCTGTTTTGTGAGCAGCAAAAGACCGTTGATCCATGTGTTTGGATATGAAgggagagaagccaaagtctcCTGCTCTTATGATGCAGGATATGAGGATTATGAGAAGTACCTGTGCAGAAACGACTGTGGCAGTAATGATGTTCTCATCACAACGACAGAAGCAAAGAAGAACAGATTCACTATCAGCGACGATATAAACAAGAAGGTTTTCACAACCACCATCTCTAATCTTCAGTATAGTGATGCTGGAAAATACTGGTGTGGAGTGACAATAAGTGGAATACTAGAAGATTTCTACCCTGCTGAAGtcaggctgcaggtggtgaaag acacctgctgtgacaaTTCCACCAAAGTCCCAAGTTCTGAGGGAGGTTCTGTGTCCTTCACTTGTTCATATGAGTCTCGGTACCAGAACAACCTGAAgtacatgtgcagaggaaaccgtccgtccacatgtctgcagcaggcagTAGTCTCCTCCATCAAGAAACAAGACACACgcttcacactgactgatgacaagCTGTCAACATTCACAGTGAACATCACCAGTCTGACCCAACAGGATTCTGGGTCGTATCTTTGTggagtccacacaaacacaggccttgatgttttctctgctgttgatctggaggtcaaag agtggtGCTGTGTGAAGTCAAACAAACTAAGAAGCTCTATGGGACATCCAATAACTATGCAGTGTCCCTATCCACCACAACATGGGGCAAACAGGAAGTTCCTCTGTAAGGGAGACCACCACAGGAACTGCACAGACATGATGACTGACACCAGGTTCACTCTGCTGGATAATGTTTCTACCAGCTCTTTCTTGGTGATGGTCTCAGAGCTGGCAGCAGGTGATTCTGGGACGTACTGGTGTGGCTCAGACTCACACTGGAGCTTTGGAAACTACACCAACATCCAACTGTCAGTAG atgTTGCTGCCTTTAACGTTGTGGTTTTCATTGTACctgctgtgctggtgtttgttctGATATTTGTGATGGTCATGGTGTGtaaacacaaatgtcacaaaggaaaag CAACTGGAGCCAACgtggaaacaacacaacaacaacacaaggctGGAGAGATCAGTGAATCTGAT ATTTATGAAAATCAAGACGTGGTCGTGTCCTcaaagcagaggaagtccaAACAGCAGAACAGCTGCTCCCGTTATGAtgcaggtggagctgagcaGGACTTGAT CGAATCATCCTTTTCCATCAATCTATATCCTGGGCAttttctacactcacacca agcaaacctccacctcttcagctGTTCCTCCCCCTGCTCTCTACTTTCACTGCAGatcaaacatcattgtccagggagattcctgtctgacctcgtcagcctgtccatcagcatagcaaacaaAAGCTGA